ACTATCAGAGCCTGGGCTGGCAGCGCGGCGACTTCCCGCTCGCCGAAGAATACTACGCCCATTGCCTCAGCATCCCGTTGTATCCCAGTCTGACCGACGAGCAGCAGCAGTACGTGATTGGCTGCATCCGGGAGCTTGTGCAGGAATAATTTCGGTTCTGACCTCCTCGCTCGCCATCCTTCTTATTTTACGAAGCACACATTGAAAAACGTCGGCATCGTCTCGCAGGCCCGCATGACCAGCACCCGCCTGCCAGGTAAAGTGCTTTTGCCCATTGCCGGAAAACCCATGCTGCACTATCACGTGCAGCGGCTACGAGCCAGCGGCTTGCCGCTGTATGTGGCTACTACCACAAATACCACCGATGACCCATTGGCTGACTTTGCAGCAGCGTATAGATTGCCCTGCGTGCGGGGCGCCGAAGACAACGTGCTGAGCCGCTACTGGCAGTGCGCCCAAGCCTACGACCTCGACATTATCGTGCGCGTCACGTCGGATTGCCCACTGATAGACGGGGCGTTGATCGGGCGGGCAGTGCAGATGTACGTGGCAGCGAAGGATGAGCGACTGTACCTGTCGAACGTGCTGGAGCGCACCTTTCCGCGGGGCTTGGACTTTGAAATTTTCTCTCGGGAGCTGCTGGCCGAGGCAGCGCACCTGGCTACGCTGCCACCTGACCTGGAGCACGTAACACCCTACATTCATCAGAACCGCTCCGGCACTGTGCGCTTCCGGCACACCACGCGCCAACCCGGCCGTAGCAGCTACCGGCTAACCGTGGATACGGCCGAAGATTTTGCGCTAATTAAAACTCTAATTGAGCAGCACCACGCCGACCACCTCTCGGCCGACCAGTTGATTACCTTGCTTGATGCCCACCCCGAGTTGGTGGCCCTCAACGCCCACATCGAGCAGAAGAAAATCTAATATGCCTTCCTCGCGCGTCATTTTTCGGGCTGATGGCAACGCCCGCATCGGGCTGGGGCACCTGACTCGCTGCTTGGCCCTGGCCGATATGCTGGCGCCGGAGTTTGCCTGCGTTTTTGCCATGCGCGAGCCTTCGACTGAAGTCGAAACCCAGGTTCGCCAGGCGGGCTTTGACATTCTGTTCGTGCCTGCCGACTTGCTGCCGGCTGATGAATCGGCCTGGCTGCACGCGCACAGTACGCCACACGATATTATGGTGCTGGATGGCTATGACTTTACCCCCAAGTATCAGCGCCGGCTGAAGCAGCGGCGGCAGGCGGTGGTTCAACTGGATGATATGGTTGCCGGCTACCAGTGGGCCGATTTGGTGCTGAACCAGGCCGGTGGCGTCCGGGCTACTGACTACCAACACGAGCCTGGCACCACGTTCTGCCTGGGCCCCGCCTATGCCCTACTGCGCCGGCCGTTTCGGGAAGCTGCCCCTGCCGATACTTTAGATGTCAACCGAGTATTTCTGAACATGGGTGGCGCCGACCCTGACAACCAGACGCTGGCCGTGCTGCACCACCTGCGGCACTGGCTGCCGCAGCACCAACTAGACGTAGTAACGGGTAGTGCCTACCCGCACCAAGCGGCGCTGAGGGAAGCGGCTCAGCAGTGGGCCAACGTCCAGCTTCACCACAACCTCAGCGCCGAGCAAATGGCCATCCTGCTGAGCCGCTGCGGCCTGAAAGTATGCCCGCCAAGTGGCGTGGCCTATGAATGCTGTGCCGTGGGCGGGCTGGTGCTTCTTCACCCCATTGCCGACAATCAGCAGCGGCTATTTTCCTATCTGACTACCGAAAAGTTGGCGCTACCGCTCACCACCCTACCGGCGCTACTGCCGGCGCAGCTGCCGGAACTGGCCCAACAGCTACAGCAACGGCAGCGGGCAATGTTTGATGGGCAGGCCGGACTGCGCCTGCGCCGGGCGTTTCGGGAAGTGATGCTGGCGTATGAGCTTACCGCTCGGCGGGCCACCGCCGCCGACATGGAGCAGTACCTAGCCTGGGCCAACGATGCCGACGTGCGCCGTAACGCCATTCAGCAGGAGCCTATTCGGTGGGAGCAGCATCAGGTGTGGTTTACGCGCCGCCTGCATGACCCCGACACGCTGCTGTACTTCTTCGAGCTTCAGGATCAGCCTGTGGGGCAAGTGCGAATAGAATTTACCGGCTCAGAAGGCCTGATTGATTACTCAGTGGCGGCCGGGTTTCGGGGGCAAGGATTGGGCCTGGCCGTGCTGCGGCGGGCCGTATTGGAGCTGCGCCACAACCGGCCGGCGCCCTGGACGCTGGTAGCGCAGGTAAAAGCCGGTAACTTGCCATCGCGCCGGGTGTTTGAGCGGCTGGGCTTCGCCGCTCAGCCGTCTGTAGAGCTACACGGCACCACCTACGACGTGTTCCGGCTGGCCTTTGCGCCGCCGGCTTAGCTTTCTACCTTAGTTGCATGCAAGATATTATTTTGGGTGCCCACCGCATCGGTACCGGCCGCGCCCCATTTATCATCGCCGAAATGTCGGGCAACCACGGCCAGTCGCTGAGTAGGGCCCTGGAAATCGTGGACGCCGCGGCCGCCGCGGGTTGCCAGGGCCTGAAAATCCAGACCAGCACCCCCGATATGCTGACGCTGGACAGCCGGGAGCCCGATTTCGTGGTGCGCGGCGCCAATTCGGACTGGGAAGGCCAGTCGTTGTATGAGCTGTACACAACCAACCACACGCCATTTGACTGGCACGCACCCATTTTCGAGCGAGCCGCCGCGCACGGGATGGTAGGGTTCAGCTCCCCGTTTTCTGTGGAGGCCATCGACTTCTTGGAAACCCTGAACTGCCCGGCTTACAAGATTGCCTCTTTTGAAAACAACTGGCCCGACCTGATTCGCCGCGCGGCTCGCACGGGCAAGCCCGTCATCATCTCCACGGGCATGGCCGACCTCGCCGACCTGGAACGCATGGTGCGTATCGTGCGGCAGGAAGGTAACGAGCAAGTGGTGCTGCTGAAGTGTACCAGCACTTACCCAGCTCTACCCCACAACACCAACTTGCGCACTATTCCCCATCTGCGCGACATGTTCAACTGTCACGTGGGCTTGTCGGACCACACCTTGGGCACGGGCGTGGGCGTAGCAGCTACGGTGCTGGGTGCTACCGTTATCGAAAAGCACCTGACCATCCGCCGCTCCGACGGCGGCCCCGACTCGTCGTTTTCTATGGAACCGGACGAAATGCGCCGCCTGGTGGAGGAGTGCCGGCAGGCTCAGCAGGCGCTAGGCAGCGTATTCTACGGCCCCACGGCGGCCGAGCAGAAGTCTTTAGGTTTCCGCCGCTCTATTTATGTGGTGCAAGACATTGCCGCCGGCGAAGTGCTGACGGAGGAAAACGTTCGGGTGATTCGGCCGGGTCACGGGCTGGCTCCGCATCACCTGCCCGAAGTGCTGGGCCGCCCGGTTCGCCAAGCCCTGCGCCGCGGCACCGCCCTTACGTGGGACGTACTGTAGGTCTGGCATAACGGGAAACAAAGCTACCGACCAGCCATATGGAAATTCAGAAATTCGAGAATGGCAGCTACATCATTGCTGACCGCCTCAGCATCGGGCGCAACTTCCGCATTGGGCCTAACACCAGCATCCGCGCTGCCGAGTGCATCATCGGCGACGATGTGACGTTGGGCTCCCACAACACCTTTCTGATTGGGCAACGGCTGGAAATCGGCGACCTGACTGTCTTCGGCCACCACAACAGCCTGACGGCCCGCACGGTGCACGTGGGTGAGTATGTGTATTGGGACTCAAACGTAGTGGTGGGCCACGGGGGGAAGTTCAGCGAGGATGCCCACCTGCGAGTTGGCTCCTATTCTATGATTTGTGCCCGCATCACGCTCAACGTCAACCACGCTATCAGCATTGGTGAGTACGTGGGCATTGGCGAGGATGTAGCCGTGTGGACCCACGGCTCCTATCTGCCTATCCTGGAGGGATTTCCGGCTGATTTCGGCCCGGTGCATATCGGCAACAAAGTATGGCTGCCGGCCAAGTCGACGGTACTGCCCAACCGCCGCATCGGCAACAACGTGGTCATTGGCACCAATTCTCTGATCAATAAAGACTTACCTGATGGCTGCCTGGCCGGCGGCATTCCCGTACGCATCTTAAAAGAAAACCTCTACCCCAGCCACGATGCCGCCCGCAACGAGGAACTGGTGCGCCGCATTCTGGCCGACTATGAGAAGCTGGCCGCTTACAAAGAACTGGCCGTACGGGTGTCGTACGAGCCTTCCACCCAGCGCATTCAGTGCAATGCGGTGGTATTCGACCTCAGCACCATGCAAGCCAGCGGCACCTTTTCGGCTGTGGAAGAGGACTTTCGGGATTTTCTGCGCCGCCGGGGTATTAAGTTTTATACCGGGCAGCCGTTTACCTCGGTGCTTCCCCCGGAGTACCAGCGCCTGCTGGCCGTAAATCCTGACGCGGATGGAGCTGCATAACAAACGTATTCTGGTGGTAGTAGCCCACCCCGACGACGAGCTGCTGGGCTTGGGCGCCACCATTCACCGCCTGGTACATCGGCAGGGCTGCACGGCGCGGGCCGTTATTCTGGGTGAAGGCCTGACCTCCCGCGCCGCCGTGCGTGAGCCAGCGCAATGGGCCGCCGAGCTGGCCGTGCACCGCGCCAACATTGCCCGGGCCGCCGAGGCCATCGGCTATGCTTCCACCGGCATCTACGATTTCGCCGACAACCGCTTCGACTCCGTGGATTTGCTGGACCTGGTGAAAGTGGTGGAGCAGGAAAAGGAGGCCTTTCAGCCTGATGTCATCTTCACCCACCACGGCGGCGACACCAACATCGACCACCGCCGCACCTTCGAGGCTGTTATTACCGGCACCCGCCCCGTACCTGGGGAGCCCATGCGGACTATTATAGCTTGCGAAACACCTTCGAGCACCGAGTGGCAGGCGGCCAATTACCCCAATCCCTTCCTACCTAACTTTTTCCTGGCCGTGGATGAAGAGGATGTGGCGGCGAAAATTGCCGGCATGGAAGCCTATGAGTTTGAGAAGCGCCCCTACCCTCACCCCCGCTCTCCAGAAGCTTTGCGCATCCAAGCTCAGCGCTGGGGCGTGGTGATTGGGCAGCCCTTGGCGGAAGCGTTTATGCTGATTCGCCACATTGGCTAGAAGTCAATTAAAAATTGAGAATTGAAAGTGGGTACAAGCGTCGGCCTTTCCATTGTGGCAAAAACACCAGAGGCAGCTGCCCGTGGCCTAATTTTTAATTCTTAATTCTCAATTTTTAATTCTTGAAGCAAGCTGCCCGCCTCCGCGACATCCTGTACGTTCGTTTCACGGATCATTTTGCGTCGTTTCCGCCCCATACTTTGGAGCCTATTTCGCCGGCTAGCCCGTGGAAGCGGCTGCTGAAGGTGGCGGGCTACGCGGCCCTGCGGCTGGTAGGCAACGCATTCAGGCCCATCCGCAACCCGGAGAAGTTGCGCGGTAAGGTATGGCTGTACGTAGTGAGCCAGAACAACTACGATTCGCTGCGCTTCATCCGGGAGGCGCGGCCCGACAGCGTGCTGGTGGCGGGGCAGAGCAAGCAGATTGGGCGCTACAACCGGCAGGTGAACCGCTTGTCGCTGCGGCGGAAGCTGCTGTACTACGGGCAGCTGCCGCGGGTGTACCGGGAGCTGCGGCGCACGGAGGGCAGGCGGGCCTGGCGGTTTTTCGACCTCATTTTCAACGCCATTGGCTACTACGAGGTGTACTGCCGGGCCCTGCGCCACTACCAGCCGCGGGCCGTGGTGTATGCCAACGACCACAACGACGACGCCCGGGCCCTGCTGCTGGCCTGCCAGACCGTAGGCATCCCTACGGCTTACGTGCAGCACGCCAGCGTAAGCACCAACTTCCCACCCCTGAGCTTCGACTTGAGCCTGCTAGAAGGCCAGGATGCCCTCGACAAATACCGGCAGTGCGGCCCCATACGCGGGCGGGTAGAGCTGGTGGGTATGCCCCGCGCCGACGCCTTTCTTAGCCGGCGCAACACCGAGCCGCGCGTGCGCCGCGTGGCCCTGGCCTGCAACACCCTGGACGACACCGAGGCTATTACGGCCGCCGTGGACCACCTGCTGACCGAGCTGCCGGGCCTCACCTTTACCTTCCGCCCCCACCCCGGCGACCAGCGCGACTTTCGGTTTCTGGCTCGGCGCCACCCGGCGTTGCACTTCTCCGATGCGCGCCAGGAAAGTGTATTTGAGTTTGTACAGCGCCACGACGCCATGGTAGCAGCCGATACCAGCACCCACCTGGAAGCTACTCTGCTCAACCTGGCCAGCATCTACTACCGGTTCGGGTCGCACGGCGTGGCCGACGACTACTACGGCTACGTGGCGCATGGCCTGGTGGAGCGGGCGTCTTCGTTGCCGGAGCTGGCGGAGCTGCTGCGGGGCTACCAGCAGCACAAACCGGCGGACCTGTATCAGCGGGCAGCGTACTACAACGCCACGCTGGGCACGCCGGAGGAAGGGCGCAGCCAGGAGCGGGCAGTGCGGCTGCTGAATGAGTGGCTCGACCTGTGGCCTGCGGTTTAGCTTGGGCTGTTTTATTTCTCGCAGAGGTGCGCTGAGGGTTTCGCTGAGGTACGCAGAGGCTGTTCTTTCCCGGCCCAAGCTAAACCGCAGGCCACAGTTGATGTACCTTGCGCTATGCTGCCACTGTTTCCATCTATTGCCCCCATATCCGCCGAAACTCGCTTGGCGTACGTGCTGCGGCATTTTCGGCTGGCGTATGAAAGCGTACCGGACATCCATGTTGGGTATGCCGATATGCAGCCTCAGATAGAAGTTCAAGCTGCGGCCGGTAGCTTCTTCGCCGAAGCCAACCCCTATCCGGCCGAACCTACCTGGCGGGAGTGGGCCGGCCGCTCCGTGCCGTTTTTCTTTGGCCCTAGCCCGGAGCTGCCCCTGCTGGAGCTGCTACCCGGCGGGCGGGTCCGGATTCAAGCCGACATCATTTCCGCTGCATTTTATTTGCTCAGCGGGTGGCAGGAGTTTTTCAGTGCGGAGCGCGACCCGCACGGGCGCTTTCCCTACGCGGCCAGCGTGCAGCACCGCTACGGGTTTGTGGCGGTGCCCGTGGTGAACTACTACTTCGACGTGCTGCGCGCAGCCGTGGAGCACGCCACCGGCCGGCCGCTACAGCCGCGCCGCTGGGTCGGTGAGGCCGCCTGGGCCGCCTTCATCACCCACGACATCGACAACCTGTACAGCGCCTGGAAAGCCCCCGCCAAAGCCGCCCTGCACCGCCGCGACTGGCCGGGCCTGGCGAAGCAGCTGTGGCAGCGCCTCACCCAGCCCGATGCCTGGGACAACCTGACTCTGGTGCAACAAACGGTGGCTGAGTTCGGGGCCAAAAGCACGTTCTTCTTCCTGCCGGAGCACCGCAAAGCCCCCAACGGCACACCTAATGCCGACTATCGAATTCAGCAGCTGCAAACAGCTTTGCAAGCGGTAGCCGCGGCCGGTGCGGAAATCGGCCTCCACGCTAGCTACCAAGCTGGTACCAATCCTCAGCCGCAAGACCTGCACGCAGAAGCCGCGCGGGTAGCCGACGGCGCAGCAGGATTAGGCCTGCGGTTCCATTATCTGCGCTGGGAGCCGCGCACCACGCCGGGCGCCGTAGCCCAAGCCGGTTTCGCCTACGACACTACCTTGGGCTTTGCCGAGCACTACGGCTTCCGCAACTCGTACTGCCTGCCGTTTCATCCGTTTGATTTTCAGAATGGAGAGGCCTGCCGATTCCTTGAAATTCCGCTCAACGTGATGGACGCCACTCTGCACCATCCGCGCTACCTGCAACTAGCCCCGGATGAAATCATGCCCTCCCTGACGCCCATGCTCCAGGAAATCGAGCGGTTCGGAGGCGTGTGCACCGTACTCTGGCACAACGAGAACTTCGACCCGGCCAACACCCGCAACGGCCCCCGTGAGTTCCGCGCCCTCATGCACTACCTTCGCAGCCGCCACGCGGCCTTCGTCAACGGCTCGGATATTTGTGTGTGGATGTCCTAAAACTGTCATTCCGAGCGGAGCGAGGAATCTGGAATAATCACTAGAAGGTAAGCCTAGATTCCTCGCTCCGCTCGGAATGACAGACAAGGCATTCACTCATTCACTCATTCACTCATTCACCTTTTGGGTATCGTTCAGCGGCAGGGGCTGCGCAACACGGTTATTTCGTATGTGGGGCTGGGGCTGGGGTTTGTGAGCACGGCCCTGGTCTTGCCCCGCATTCTGACGCCGCAGCAGCTGGGTCTCACGGGCACGCTGTCGTCCATTGCCACGCTGTTTGCGCAGGTGGCGGCGTTTGGGTTTGCCAGCGTCGGCATTCGGTTCTTTCCCTACTTCCGCAGCCGGGAGGCTGGGCATCATGGCTTCCTGCCCTTCCTGCTGGCCGTGCCCCTGCTGGGCTTCGTGGTGGTAGCCGCCCTGTACTTTCTGGGTGAGCCCCTGGTTCTCAGCTTGTATGAAACCGATGCGGCGCTGCTGGGTTCGTTCTACACCTGGGGGGCCGTGCTGGCCTTGTTCACGCTGCTGTATTCCTTGCAGGATGCCTACCTGAAAGCCCTGTTTCACACGGCGTTTTCCTCGTTTGTGCAGGACATCCTGCTGCGGGTGCTCATCGTGAGCGGGGCCCTGCTGCTGGCGGGCGGCTACCTGTCGTTTCGGGGGTACGTGCTGTGGTTTGTGGGGGCCAACGGGCTGCTGCTGCTGCTGCTTACGGGCTATGTGGCGGCCATCGGGGAGCTGCACCTGCGGCCCACGCGGCAAGTGCTGGCCGTGCGGCCCGTGCGGGAGCTGCTGAGCGTGGGCGCTTTTACCCTGCTCAGCTCCCTGTCAGGCACCATCATCATGTACATCGACATGCTTATGGTGGGGGCGCAGGTAAATCTGGCGGCGGCCGGCATTTATCAGGTGGCATTTTATATCAGCACGGCGCTGGCTATTCCGGCCCGCTCCCTCAACAAGATTGCCTTTCCGCTGCTGGCCGACTACTGGAAGCAGCAGGACCTGCCCCGCATGGCCGACTTCTACCGCCGCACTACCCGCCTGAACACGCTGGTGGGCTGCCTGCTGGCCCTGGGCATCGGCCTCAATCTGGACTTTATCTACTCGCTCATGCGGGCCGACTACGCCCAGGGCACCACTGTGGTCCTGCTCCTGCTCGGCAGCCGCCTCTTCGACAGCATCACCGGCGTCAACGGCCTCATCGTCGTCACCTCGCCCCGCTACCGCTTCGACCTGATTTTCAATACCTGCCTGGCCGTGCTGACCGTGGTGCTCAACGCCGTGCTGATTCCGCGCCTGGGCCTGATGGGTGCGGCTGTGGCGGCCGTGGCAGCCCAGGTCAGCATCAACCTGGCCCGCACCTGGTTTGTGTGGCACAGCTACCGCATGCAGCCCTTCACTTGGCGCATTCCGCTCATCCTGCTGATTGCCGCCACCGCGGGCTTCCTGGCGTGGTTGGTACCGGCCCAGGCCTCGCCCCTGCTCACCATGCTGCTGCGCTCCACGGTGCTGACGGCCGTGTACGCCGGGCTGGTGCTAGCCACCAACGCCGCCCCCGAAGCCACAGCCCTGTTGCGGCAGCTATGGGCGCGCGTGTGCCGCTAAAGACGCAGCGGGCAGAGCAAAAATCCGCCACAAACAAAGTATGCGCGTTTTGGCTTTTAGGCGCCTAGTATCTAGCATTTCACTGATTTACAGCGGTGTATCATCTTTAACACAACTTACTGCCAGTAACTATTCATTTAAAAATTTGGAAGTATAAAATTCTGGCTGCTACCTTTAGGGCACCAATTCTTTACCCCACTGAAGGATTGTTTTTATACAGAGGCGTGGAGAGACAGGCTCGACGAAACGCCGGCAACCAGCGGAAGCTCTGCAACGGTGCCAAGTCCTGACCATATAAAAACAACAACGCCGTGAAACCCTTTCACACCACCGCTGCTCCCGCATTCGTCACCTCCCCCGCCGTACAGCATGGGTGTTGTGGTATGCTGTGCATGGCGTGTTGTTGTTAGGGCCCCCGCTTTCCTTCTTTTTTGCTGGTAGTGTGCTGATACTAAGCCTGCTGGTGCGCGTAGCTGCGTAGCCCGGCCGTTCACACTCCCGCGCCTTTCGCCCCTGCTGTTTCTGTTGTAGCCGCGCTGTGCGCGGCCCCAGCCGATTTCAGCTTTCGGGGGCCATGTCTGGCCGGAACTCGCCCCTGGTGGCGCCTTCCACTCCCCCTTTGTTTATGTCCGCAGTAGCAGAAGCTACGCCGGCCGTCCATGCCTTGCTGGACGAGCTGCGTCCCCGCCTCACGCAGGCGTCGGCTCTGGACCGCCTGCGCCTCGTGGCCGAGCGGTATCCGGGGCAGGCGGTGTTTTCCACTTCCTTCGGGCTGGAAGACCAGATACTCAGCCACCTGATTTTCGCCCACGACCTGCCCATCGAGGTATTCACCCTCGACACGGGCCGTAATTTTCAGGAAACCTACGCCACCTGGAATAAGACGCTGCTCAAGTACGGCAAGTCCATTCAGGTGTACTTCCCGCAGCAAGAGGCCGTGGAAAGCCTGCTGCTCAGCAAAGGCCCCAATTCCTTTTACAACAGCGTGGAAAACCGCAAGGAGTGCTGCCACATCCGCAAGGTGGAACCACTGAACCGAGCCCTGGCGGGCCGCCCGGCCTGGGTAACCGGCATTCGGGCCGAACAGTCGCAGAACCGGCAGACCATGGAGCCGGTGGAGTGGGACGCGGCGCATAACCTCATTAAGATTCATCCGCTGTTCGACTGGACCTGGGAGCAGGCCCTGGCTTTCGTGCAGGAGCATGGCGTGCCCGTCAATCCGCTGCACCAGCAGGGTTTTGTGAGCATAGGGTGTGCGCCCTGCACCCGTGCCATCCGGCCGGGCGAGGACTTCCGGGCCGGGCGCTGGTGGTGGGAAGACCTGTCGGCCAAGGAATGCGGCCTGCACGCCACGCACAACGGCCCCGACCCGGTGGTGGAGCCGGTG
This region of Hymenobacter sp. YIM 151500-1 genomic DNA includes:
- a CDS encoding glycosyltransferase family protein; this translates as MKNVGIVSQARMTSTRLPGKVLLPIAGKPMLHYHVQRLRASGLPLYVATTTNTTDDPLADFAAAYRLPCVRGAEDNVLSRYWQCAQAYDLDIIVRVTSDCPLIDGALIGRAVQMYVAAKDERLYLSNVLERTFPRGLDFEIFSRELLAEAAHLATLPPDLEHVTPYIHQNRSGTVRFRHTTRQPGRSSYRLTVDTAEDFALIKTLIEQHHADHLSADQLITLLDAHPELVALNAHIEQKKI
- the pseG gene encoding UDP-2,4-diacetamido-2,4,6-trideoxy-beta-L-altropyranose hydrolase — encoded protein: MPSSRVIFRADGNARIGLGHLTRCLALADMLAPEFACVFAMREPSTEVETQVRQAGFDILFVPADLLPADESAWLHAHSTPHDIMVLDGYDFTPKYQRRLKQRRQAVVQLDDMVAGYQWADLVLNQAGGVRATDYQHEPGTTFCLGPAYALLRRPFREAAPADTLDVNRVFLNMGGADPDNQTLAVLHHLRHWLPQHQLDVVTGSAYPHQAALREAAQQWANVQLHHNLSAEQMAILLSRCGLKVCPPSGVAYECCAVGGLVLLHPIADNQQRLFSYLTTEKLALPLTTLPALLPAQLPELAQQLQQRQRAMFDGQAGLRLRRAFREVMLAYELTARRATAADMEQYLAWANDADVRRNAIQQEPIRWEQHQVWFTRRLHDPDTLLYFFELQDQPVGQVRIEFTGSEGLIDYSVAAGFRGQGLGLAVLRRAVLELRHNRPAPWTLVAQVKAGNLPSRRVFERLGFAAQPSVELHGTTYDVFRLAFAPPA
- the pseI gene encoding pseudaminic acid synthase is translated as MQDIILGAHRIGTGRAPFIIAEMSGNHGQSLSRALEIVDAAAAAGCQGLKIQTSTPDMLTLDSREPDFVVRGANSDWEGQSLYELYTTNHTPFDWHAPIFERAAAHGMVGFSSPFSVEAIDFLETLNCPAYKIASFENNWPDLIRRAARTGKPVIISTGMADLADLERMVRIVRQEGNEQVVLLKCTSTYPALPHNTNLRTIPHLRDMFNCHVGLSDHTLGTGVGVAATVLGATVIEKHLTIRRSDGGPDSSFSMEPDEMRRLVEECRQAQQALGSVFYGPTAAEQKSLGFRRSIYVVQDIAAGEVLTEENVRVIRPGHGLAPHHLPEVLGRPVRQALRRGTALTWDVL
- a CDS encoding acyltransferase; its protein translation is MEIQKFENGSYIIADRLSIGRNFRIGPNTSIRAAECIIGDDVTLGSHNTFLIGQRLEIGDLTVFGHHNSLTARTVHVGEYVYWDSNVVVGHGGKFSEDAHLRVGSYSMICARITLNVNHAISIGEYVGIGEDVAVWTHGSYLPILEGFPADFGPVHIGNKVWLPAKSTVLPNRRIGNNVVIGTNSLINKDLPDGCLAGGIPVRILKENLYPSHDAARNEELVRRILADYEKLAAYKELAVRVSYEPSTQRIQCNAVVFDLSTMQASGTFSAVEEDFRDFLRRRGIKFYTGQPFTSVLPPEYQRLLAVNPDADGAA
- a CDS encoding PIG-L deacetylase family protein, which codes for MELHNKRILVVVAHPDDELLGLGATIHRLVHRQGCTARAVILGEGLTSRAAVREPAQWAAELAVHRANIARAAEAIGYASTGIYDFADNRFDSVDLLDLVKVVEQEKEAFQPDVIFTHHGGDTNIDHRRTFEAVITGTRPVPGEPMRTIIACETPSSTEWQAANYPNPFLPNFFLAVDEEDVAAKIAGMEAYEFEKRPYPHPRSPEALRIQAQRWGVVIGQPLAEAFMLIRHIG
- a CDS encoding glycosyltransferase family protein, which gives rise to MKQAARLRDILYVRFTDHFASFPPHTLEPISPASPWKRLLKVAGYAALRLVGNAFRPIRNPEKLRGKVWLYVVSQNNYDSLRFIREARPDSVLVAGQSKQIGRYNRQVNRLSLRRKLLYYGQLPRVYRELRRTEGRRAWRFFDLIFNAIGYYEVYCRALRHYQPRAVVYANDHNDDARALLLACQTVGIPTAYVQHASVSTNFPPLSFDLSLLEGQDALDKYRQCGPIRGRVELVGMPRADAFLSRRNTEPRVRRVALACNTLDDTEAITAAVDHLLTELPGLTFTFRPHPGDQRDFRFLARRHPALHFSDARQESVFEFVQRHDAMVAADTSTHLEATLLNLASIYYRFGSHGVADDYYGYVAHGLVERASSLPELAELLRGYQQHKPADLYQRAAYYNATLGTPEEGRSQERAVRLLNEWLDLWPAV
- a CDS encoding DUF7033 domain-containing protein; the encoded protein is MLPLFPSIAPISAETRLAYVLRHFRLAYESVPDIHVGYADMQPQIEVQAAAGSFFAEANPYPAEPTWREWAGRSVPFFFGPSPELPLLELLPGGRVRIQADIISAAFYLLSGWQEFFSAERDPHGRFPYAASVQHRYGFVAVPVVNYYFDVLRAAVEHATGRPLQPRRWVGEAAWAAFITHDIDNLYSAWKAPAKAALHRRDWPGLAKQLWQRLTQPDAWDNLTLVQQTVAEFGAKSTFFFLPEHRKAPNGTPNADYRIQQLQTALQAVAAAGAEIGLHASYQAGTNPQPQDLHAEAARVADGAAGLGLRFHYLRWEPRTTPGAVAQAGFAYDTTLGFAEHYGFRNSYCLPFHPFDFQNGEACRFLEIPLNVMDATLHHPRYLQLAPDEIMPSLTPMLQEIERFGGVCTVLWHNENFDPANTRNGPREFRALMHYLRSRHAAFVNGSDICVWMS
- a CDS encoding lipopolysaccharide biosynthesis protein; its protein translation is MGIVQRQGLRNTVISYVGLGLGFVSTALVLPRILTPQQLGLTGTLSSIATLFAQVAAFGFASVGIRFFPYFRSREAGHHGFLPFLLAVPLLGFVVVAALYFLGEPLVLSLYETDAALLGSFYTWGAVLALFTLLYSLQDAYLKALFHTAFSSFVQDILLRVLIVSGALLLAGGYLSFRGYVLWFVGANGLLLLLLTGYVAAIGELHLRPTRQVLAVRPVRELLSVGAFTLLSSLSGTIIMYIDMLMVGAQVNLAAAGIYQVAFYISTALAIPARSLNKIAFPLLADYWKQQDLPRMADFYRRTTRLNTLVGCLLALGIGLNLDFIYSLMRADYAQGTTVVLLLLGSRLFDSITGVNGLIVVTSPRYRFDLIFNTCLAVLTVVLNAVLIPRLGLMGAAVAAVAAQVSINLARTWFVWHSYRMQPFTWRIPLILLIAATAGFLAWLVPAQASPLLTMLLRSTVLTAVYAGLVLATNAAPEATALLRQLWARVCR
- a CDS encoding phosphoadenylyl-sulfate reductase yields the protein MSAVAEATPAVHALLDELRPRLTQASALDRLRLVAERYPGQAVFSTSFGLEDQILSHLIFAHDLPIEVFTLDTGRNFQETYATWNKTLLKYGKSIQVYFPQQEAVESLLLSKGPNSFYNSVENRKECCHIRKVEPLNRALAGRPAWVTGIRAEQSQNRQTMEPVEWDAAHNLIKIHPLFDWTWEQALAFVQEHGVPVNPLHQQGFVSIGCAPCTRAIRPGEDFRAGRWWWEDLSAKECGLHATHNGPDPVVEPVPASG